The genomic segment TCGTTTGCTCTGACTGTCAGCAAAGCATGTTGTGTTGAATTATCATCCAAGAATTAATTTTTTAGTCTTAGATTGGTACTATTTCTTTTATTGGTGCAGCACTTGAACGAAATAATTTCCGAGTATTTTCACTTAAAAACTGAGTTTATGGTAGCGTTTGTAAGAGTTTATTTTAAGTGTTTTCAGTTTTTTAGTTAATAAAATGTTTGAAAATTGCATGCATAAGctgataaaaaaattgtatgCAGAAgctgataaaaaattaaaacaaatttttgctaaCATTACATGTGTTTTTAGTCTCaaatttttcttatgttttttCTCAATTTAATCCAAATTGAGAAGTTGGTCTCATGTTTTAGTTTTTCTGGACATTCTTatcattgatattttatttctaattcaaaattactctataatattatatactataAAACTTTATCTTTTTACAAGCATTCCAATAAATgtgtttttagtattttttttttaaaaaattagtattaaaataacttatttaCTAGACAATTTGTCTTAATTTTTATTTCACATTTGTTTTCATATACAATCTTCTATTTTTTCTCACTTATTCTCTATCAATAAATTTATTCTTTGATTTAGAGACTTAAAACAAcctaaaatattaaatgattaatatATCTCATTTTTAAAAACCAAATACATTTAACTATTGTGttaaaaaagctcacacttattcCATTTTTAAGTGGTTTTatacattatttttaaaaatttaaaatataaggtTTAAAtacaattaattttatatagattttttttcccttttctaAATTTTTATAGGGACGTTTTTTAAATGCATAATTAGGTCTATTTAAAAATTCAGTCCAGTGTAATACTCtataaagtttattttgtatattaatttaattagctttaaattcaaaaatatgtGTCGTatggaaattttatataaagATTTTGCGTAAAATAATGTAGATTCATGCAAAGGACAGACCAAGGTTTTATTCTACGAAGGATAAAATTTTAcgttaaaaaatttattgacaAAGTAGATGTGTTAAGATATTTCTATATTAAGGTAATATATTTAATCttgttatttatatattttttaaatctttctaaattttttaaaatctagGAATACTGATATGCTaataatgttatatatatatatatatacaaactaAATTTTACAACATTAAATATCCTAACTTCGATATTATGTtagattatattttaataactaAATTCAATTTTGAAAAACAATTATATGAAGATTTGAaggattaaattatttttataatataagatacaattttcaaattttagtttatTTTAATGTCACTCTAATTAGAATTTAGAACGAAACCCAACCGATTTTAATTTTTCCACTTTGTCGATGTATAAATATCAGTGTTTCAAAATGGGGCCGGACAGACTAATTCGATCTAGAACCTCATTGGTCTGGTCGAAACACTCTCAAAAATCGTTTTAGTGGTCAAAGCGGTTAAAAAATCGGTTGAACCGAGTATGTACAAAAAAATCGGTTGAACCGGTTTTTCGATTTTATTTAAacttggaaaaataaaaaaaataaattttaaatttaatatttttatatttattattattatttggaaCTTGTACTtcctaaaaaatattattttagtaatactagagtttatttaatttattgctttgtttttttaaaaataaataactataattgatatttgaatatatgtatatattactTAATTTTTAgcttttttaaatatatattttttttgtctaTTATATACAATTTTTaggttttaattttaaaatatactattcattatattatattaatatataagcATCTATAAATAGCAATCAATTTACACAAAAGATATATAACCTATAAATTTATCTTATCAGATTAAGAAaaattccaaattaaaaacataaaatctatTAGTACAATATTAaaactcaaaagcataaatatataaaatataagccCGAATTAAAAACATAAGCCCATAACTACAATACTAAAACCCAGATggtataaaatatatatcacaAAAAATGAGATTATTGATAACCATAAATTCAGAATTTAAATTAAAGCAATAAACCGTGTACTTCAAACTCGCAATACCTCAGTATATATCACATAATCATGCAACCGTTTGGATTCTCATCACTGAAGTAGCCACCATGGTATGGTGCCGGATAATAGCTCGGCCCTGGCAGACCGTAGTAGTGGTCTGGCGGAGGGAGGCCAAGCCGTTGTGGCGGACCTGGAAGACTGTGATGGTTATAATGATCTGGCAACGGCTGTGGCCTCGCCGGAAATATATGATGAGTGTAGCCTCCATTGTAACCACCGCCTGCGTGATAATTCTGATGATAGCCATAATTACTGTCACTATTATCATAATAGTAATTGGGATGATGATCAAAGTTCATTCTCCATGTTCTTGCGTTAGTGTACTCGATATTTCTCAGATGTTGCATCCGTGAAACCCTGTCGATTTCTTCCATATACGGACCCATGTGTGGCATAGCCATCGGAGCCGGAGGGTGTGTGGATAGAGGCTTTTCAGGTTGCGGTGGCGGCGGTTTATCTTCTGGTGACTCCGGAGGCTTTGGAGCTGGTGGCTCAGGTCGTTTGGGAGGTGGCCTTGGGCGAATAACAGAGAAATCCATGTACGCGAGACTCAAGATTATTAAATCTTTGAGGTAGTATAATGATATATATGAAAGGTTCCtctatttataatatttttcttgcataaaatttaatattctaTTAAAGTGTATAACCTAATCTCAAAATAGAGAGGGTTTTGTAAGCAGTATAGTTATTAAATTTGGAAACATTATAATGGAAATATTCATATTctataattacaaataatttcaTTACTTAAACGTGAATatcaatgattttttttaactcGTTCTTATATTTACAGCTAGCTGCGTGCGTATAGGtttcctattttttttaaaaaaaaaattatagctcatctacaaaaataaaatatttcttacttttatttaaattatattcgctccaaacacaaaaaattattataaaaatcgtGTGTTAAAATGAcaatattatcaaatttaaataattattcaaatcaattattaaaaaaaatcatataaaaatcctttctaaaacttttaatttgaatataatctctagataaaaaaaatatttaaaatcaaaaattttcatACGCGCAAGTGTATACCAAGTAAAAAAACATGAGATATCGATGCTTCTTAGTTGGTCTAGAGCTACTTGGACATCAAGAGTAGTAGACTATGTTACTAATGTATgtattatatttatatgtatatgcatgactATGTACGAGCGCATAGAAAGTATCACGCATACACCTTTGACagaacaaaatataaatccCATAATGATACAATCTTGAACTCTTCATGTTTTCACAAACATAAATATCCTTAAGTTAAGTTACAACAAATCGATCATCTTCTTCTAAACGAAGTCCTGAAATTTAAGCAAAATCCTCCAAAAGGAAATACTAGAAATACGAATATCGAAAACAAAAGGAAGGGAGATGGGATGCGAAGACTTACAAGATTGCTGATACATAAAGGCTTTGCTAAGCTAGTAGTGAAGCTCATCTTCTAGCAGGTTTCTTCCTCCACTCAGTACGACACCTGTTTATTTCAGAACCGTCACTTGATAACCTCAATAAGTGCAGAAACTGGAGGCAGTCGTTTCCGCTGTTTGCAGAAGTTGGAGATCCATTTGAACCCTGAAGCTCTAAAACTGATTCAGTCATGGCAGATTCAGGGCTAGTGAGGGAATCCACTATATCATCATGCTGACATTCACGCTTGTAATCCAACGTTATAGTTTGCAGCTCGTGGCTGTCGATAGTCTCTTGAGGCATGCTCTACAAATAAATGAATTCTATATCAGAGGCAACAGATTGAAAAAAGAACCAAGTTAAATTCttgtagcaaaaaaaaaaaagtaaaatacGACAAGTTTGAATGTGGCGAGTACTAGGCATTCAAAACAAAAAACTTTAGTAAAAAGGGATATTCTAATTGTTTTTTTGTTAAAGAAAAAAGGGAGCAAGAagttttttaaatgaaaaagtaCTTGGTATTTTATAAAACGAAGACTGAAATACCAATAGCATACCTAAAAATATGAGAAGTTGCCAATATTTGAAAGTTTAGCAAGGGTACGTGATCTctcaaaagaacaaaaaaatcaGCCCAGTATGACTCAGACAGAATATTTAACAAAGAGTGCTATTTATATTGAGGCAACTGTAGACAGAGGATTGAAAACCAACCAACCTCGAGGACCCAACCAATGTAGGTGACATTGTTTACATGTTGGTTCATATCCAGATCAGCTCTTCTAGGCTGCCAAAACAAAGCATGCTAATTACTCCAGCTGAAAAACTCAACTCATTAAAACTATGTGATCATACCACGAGCCCAACTCTGGAATATGCAGCTGCTTCATCTAGTTTGGCTATTTTCTTCAGGCTAGCATTGTTCTTTTCAGGAAATGCTAATCTGgcataaacaacaaatcaatgGTACAACATCATTTTGAGACCGTCAAACGAAAAAATGGGCAATTTTGGATGAAATTGAAAACAAACAAAGATGGGCAATTTGGGGATGAAATTGAAAACAAACAAAGAGCTAATAATACAAACAAACAATGCCTTAGGATCATAATTAGTATTATTAAGTGGATGAGTTTCATAGATTTACTTTGGTATACCAAatgtaaaatttcaaaaaactcCCTTCATCTCAATTGTAGAGGAAAAGTAAAGACTAGGTTATGGTGTAAACTATTGACTTTGTTACGTATTAACATCTGTGACTGACAGCACTGCAATGTTAATTGTTCGGATGAAGTATGTTAAAATAACAAATTCATATTCTAAAATATTGGTTAATTTTCTTAAAGTTACAACAAGAACGGACAGGCGTAGCATGTGGTTGGTTGAAAAGCATAGATGATAGACACTACATGTTATGAACAAAGAACAATGGTGGAAGTTGTTTCACCCTCAATTGGATTATAATTTACCACCACATTAGTTCGAGTGAAATGTAGCACGATATAAATTGTTCACGCATACATTCAATGATCAATCACAGCTAATAAGGCGGTTAGTAAAAATACCAAGTATATCCAACGATTTTACCAAGGAAGTTCAAACATAAGATATATTCCATTTGTTTTATCACGAATGACTTAGAAATAATAGTTGGGGAAGTGAGATGTCATGGTAGACAAACTAGCGAATTCGGTTCATCAAGAGAGTTTAACTTGGGCAAAGGAAAGGTGCAAGTTAGCAATATTATACATCAATGCtaataaaacatgtaacaaattCCATCCGGTGTTCACGTTCTTAAAAGAATAAAACCCAGAATTATGAAATTTAATCAGCTTTAAGTGCGAGCAACTAAATAATGCAGAGGAAGAAGCAAATGCAAAAATCAGGTAATTTATTGTGTCTAGAATGCAATGAAGTGAAACGTTGTAGGATACTAAATCCTCAATTTATCAAAGAAAGCTTCCCTTAATTGATTTCTACCATTGATCAAAATCATTGATCCGCCAACAATTAAAGAATGATTAAAAACAACCAGATTCGAGATACATTATCAAAGCTTAACAATTAAAGAACATAAACTACTTTCCACAAACTGAAACAGACCAGGTCAAGATATCCCATAAATCCCTGGAACCAAGTAATTACTATTTCTTTAGACCAAAGAGGCGAGTAACATTTCACATTTAGAATTCTCATGTTCGATACTTTCTAACAATATTATTCAGTTACTGAGGGAAGACATTTAATATGAAATGAAATTTACCTAAGTTCTTTTGGGCAATAAAATAGAACTTCATTGCGGACATCATCAGTGACTTTTTGAAGCTTCCTCGTGTCCTGGTTCATCATCAACCACTTGCTGAAATAAAATGAATGACCCATAAATCACAGTAGAAGTCTAGCAATCTAGTCAATAAAAATGATAATGAAAAGAGGTAAAACCAATACAGAAAATAGTTGGAGACAGAAAAGTTAGTAAATGGCATTATATAGCAATCGGGATTTTTTCCAATAGACAAGCCAAGATTGTTACTATTTAACCAGTTTTTCTATATACAACTACTGACAGCTCTTGTCATTAGAGCTTAAGACCTTTGAAAGGTCATTGATTCATCGCTAGGAGCACACAgaatattttacaaaaaaataaaataaaattacacTATCCTAGAGGGCATAAAACAAGGAAAAACTCAGCAATCAGCTTCTTGATGACCATGTGAGATCAATGAGTTTTAAACGTTAGCTTCATATAAAGGAGTAGAGTATTTCATAAACACAAAGCAAGACCGACAGAGATATTCATTTCATCTTCCGTCTCCCATAATATATTATACgtttcaaattttagttttggTTTATGCAACATTACAACTTAGAATTCTATATCACCTCGTAGCCCTTCCAATGACTTCACCAGAAGCATAATTCTTAAGAATCCAATCTC from the Primulina tabacum isolate GXHZ01 chromosome 16, ASM2559414v2, whole genome shotgun sequence genome contains:
- the LOC142529317 gene encoding oleoyl-acyl carrier protein thioesterase 1, chloroplastic-like, yielding MLLQGGAFSACNLAVIENRPFPLLICRQNENAAVWCCSSGRVRRIHSSRVMSVATGEQMSKPEAPTHQPSLANRLRLGNLADDGLSYKEKFIVRCYEVGINKTATVETIANLLQEIGCNHAQSVGFSTDGFATTLSMRQLHLIWVTARMHIEIYKYPAWSDVIEIETWCQSEGRIGTRRDWILKNYASGEVIGRATSKWLMMNQDTRKLQKVTDDVRNEVLFYCPKELRLAFPEKNNASLKKIAKLDEAAAYSRVGLVPRRADLDMNQHVNNVTYIGWVLESMPQETIDSHELQTITLDYKRECQHDDIVDSLTSPESAMTESVLELQGSNGSPTSANSGNDCLQFLHLLRLSSDGSEINRCRTEWRKKPARR